A single Cnuibacter physcomitrellae DNA region contains:
- a CDS encoding YciI family protein: protein MRFLIAMYASPRVPPPTPQPDAEWMRAMIAFMKQIDVDLRASGELVADAGFDRPGFTVTADAVTREPLADGSPLIGFWLVDVATEERAVEIGRSIAHWSGAVEVRPVGAPPEV from the coding sequence ATGCGCTTCCTGATCGCGATGTACGCCTCGCCGCGGGTGCCCCCGCCCACGCCGCAGCCCGATGCCGAATGGATGCGGGCCATGATCGCGTTCATGAAGCAAATCGACGTCGATCTGCGTGCGTCGGGGGAGCTCGTCGCCGACGCGGGCTTCGACCGTCCCGGCTTCACCGTGACCGCCGACGCCGTGACCCGGGAACCGCTGGCCGACGGGTCGCCGCTCATCGGGTTCTGGCTCGTCGACGTCGCGACCGAGGAGCGTGCCGTGGAGATCGGCCGTTCGATCGCCCACTGGTCGGGCGCGGTCGAGGTCAGGCCGGTCGGGGCGCCGCCCGAGGTCTGA
- a CDS encoding M4 family metallopeptidase, with product MRRHIVPPYLLARLARADDTGLDRAVVAARRALAELPPLHEERRRSTLVAPPRGQETATAAGPRRTIADARGSERLPGTVVRREGDPATGDVAVDEAYEGLGATHAFLLDAFGRPSIDGEGLPLDATVHYGDDYDNAFWDGSRMVFGDGDGEVFGRFTASLSVIGHELAHGVTQFTSGLVYQGQAGALNESFSDVIGAMVEQHALGQTSSEASWLIGEGLFTPAVEGRALRSMLAPGTAYDDDVLGRDPQPADMAHYVETADDNGGVHLNSGIPNRAFALAAIELGGPSWETAGAVWYDTATRGGLPATAGFDDFAAATVRAAAARFGSGSAVERAVRGSWEKVGVGVDERS from the coding sequence ATGCGCCGCCACATCGTCCCGCCGTACCTGCTGGCCCGCCTCGCCCGCGCCGACGACACCGGGCTCGACCGCGCCGTCGTCGCGGCGAGGAGGGCCCTCGCCGAGCTGCCACCGCTCCACGAGGAGCGCCGGCGCAGCACGCTCGTCGCCCCGCCGAGGGGCCAGGAGACCGCGACCGCCGCCGGGCCGCGCCGGACGATCGCCGACGCCCGGGGAAGCGAACGGCTCCCCGGCACGGTCGTGCGCCGGGAGGGCGACCCCGCCACGGGCGACGTCGCCGTCGACGAGGCGTACGAGGGTCTCGGCGCCACGCACGCCTTCCTCCTCGACGCCTTCGGTCGCCCCTCCATCGACGGCGAGGGCCTGCCCCTCGACGCGACGGTGCACTACGGCGACGACTACGACAACGCGTTCTGGGACGGCTCCCGCATGGTGTTCGGCGACGGCGACGGCGAGGTGTTCGGCCGCTTCACCGCCTCGCTGTCGGTGATCGGGCACGAGCTCGCTCACGGGGTCACCCAGTTCACCTCGGGGCTCGTGTACCAGGGGCAGGCGGGCGCGCTCAACGAGTCGTTCTCCGACGTGATCGGTGCGATGGTCGAGCAGCACGCGCTCGGGCAGACGTCCTCCGAGGCCTCCTGGCTCATCGGCGAGGGCCTGTTCACTCCCGCGGTCGAGGGCCGCGCCCTGCGCTCGATGCTCGCGCCCGGCACCGCCTACGACGACGACGTCCTCGGCCGCGATCCCCAGCCCGCCGACATGGCGCACTACGTCGAGACCGCCGACGACAACGGGGGCGTGCACCTCAACTCGGGCATCCCCAACCGCGCCTTCGCGCTCGCCGCGATCGAGCTGGGCGGCCCGTCCTGGGAGACGGCCGGAGCGGTCTGGTACGACACGGCGACGCGAGGCGGCCTGCCGGCCACCGCGGGCTTCGACGACTTCGCCGCGGCCACCGTCCGAGCGGCGGCGGCCCGCTTCGGCAGCGGCTCCGCGGTGGAGCGAGCTGTGCGAGGATCGTGGGAGAAGGTGGGTGTCGGCGTGGATGAGCGTTCCTGA
- a CDS encoding GNAT family N-acetyltransferase, which produces MIHVRPADLSGVDARAVGVLVGAYLRQTEQEKADRGLADPIGPDDPLPPRYAAEADDPALAFAGDEVLLAVDDERPVGVVVSRAVPEGTEIKRLWVDPGHRGRRIADALLSAVVDGAPGDVRLSVWEWRAPALAVYRRLGFADVPSWDARPGLLCLVRSAV; this is translated from the coding sequence ATGATCCACGTGCGCCCGGCCGACCTCTCCGGCGTCGATGCTCGCGCCGTCGGCGTCCTCGTGGGCGCCTATCTGCGCCAGACCGAGCAGGAGAAGGCGGACCGCGGCCTCGCCGACCCGATCGGTCCGGACGATCCGCTGCCCCCGCGCTACGCCGCTGAGGCCGACGACCCCGCTCTCGCCTTCGCCGGGGACGAGGTCCTCCTCGCCGTCGACGACGAGCGCCCCGTCGGGGTCGTCGTCTCGCGTGCCGTCCCGGAGGGCACCGAGATCAAGAGGCTGTGGGTCGATCCGGGCCACCGCGGACGACGGATCGCCGACGCGCTGCTCTCGGCCGTCGTCGACGGCGCCCCGGGCGACGTCCGGCTCTCGGTGTGGGAGTGGCGCGCTCCGGCCCTCGCGGTCTACCGGCGCCTCGGGTTCGCCGACGTGCCGTCGTGGGATGCGCGCCCCGGCCTCCTCTGCCTCGTGCGGTCCGCCGTCTGA
- a CDS encoding response regulator transcription factor yields MIRIAVVDDQAIVRDGLVTVLGLIEGFEVVGEAEDGLAALELIPDARPDVVLMDLRMPRLDGVAATERVVRDHPEVAVLVLTTFADDVSVAGALRAGARGYLTKDAGREQLEAAVRAVASGQTTLSPQVRDAVLGLAPTARDLRLRERFPTLTEREAEVLALVAEGRTNGEIAAQLFLGVATVKSHVNSVFAKLHVETRAQAVAAALHG; encoded by the coding sequence GTGATCCGGATCGCGGTGGTGGACGACCAGGCCATCGTCCGGGACGGGCTGGTCACGGTGCTCGGTCTCATCGAGGGCTTCGAGGTCGTGGGCGAGGCGGAGGACGGCCTCGCCGCCCTGGAGCTGATCCCGGACGCTCGTCCCGACGTGGTGCTGATGGACCTGCGGATGCCGAGGCTCGACGGCGTCGCGGCCACGGAGCGGGTGGTCCGCGACCATCCGGAGGTCGCGGTGCTCGTGCTCACCACGTTCGCCGACGACGTCTCGGTGGCGGGGGCGCTGCGCGCCGGCGCCCGGGGCTACCTCACCAAGGACGCCGGGCGAGAGCAGCTCGAGGCCGCGGTGCGGGCGGTGGCGTCGGGGCAGACCACGCTGTCGCCTCAGGTCCGCGACGCGGTGCTCGGTCTGGCTCCGACGGCCCGCGATCTCCGCCTGCGGGAGCGGTTCCCGACGCTCACCGAACGGGAGGCCGAGGTGCTCGCGCTCGTCGCCGAGGGGCGCACGAACGGCGAGATCGCGGCGCAGCTCTTCCTCGGGGTCGCCACGGTCAAGAGCCATGTGAACTCGGTGTTCGCGAAGCTGCACGTGGAGACCCGGGCGCAGGCGGTGGCCGCGGCCCTCCACGGCTGA
- a CDS encoding glycoside hydrolase family 5 protein, whose protein sequence is MTRRPTASRVGGLLVVFTVLLGLLIGGVPGAVPGGVLASGQASAAVPSVAPVGALHTSGSTILTADGQPFVIKAASWFGMETSTCSPHGLWAITLDEGMAHLASMGFNTVRVPFSNECIEGTVTTSIGRELNPGLADLSPLQLLDAVVASAGSHGLSVILDRHRPDSQAQSGLWYTDRFPESTWIADWQMLAARYAGNPTVIGADLHNEPHDAACWGCGDPAVDWRAAAERGGDAVLAANPDLLIIVEGVARSESGDFTWWGGSLDDAGDDPVTLDVPHRVVYSPHEYPASVYPQPWFSDPDYPANLPGIWNQSWGYLVEDGIAPVFVGEFGTGLATASDQQWLAAFVQYLASTGTSFGYWSFNPDSGDTGGLVADDWKTPQTAKLAALEPLLGPYAPPAARGSIRGAVVLRTIRGHV, encoded by the coding sequence GTGACCCGGCGCCCCACAGCCTCGCGCGTCGGGGGTCTCCTCGTCGTGTTCACGGTGCTGCTCGGACTCCTGATCGGCGGTGTCCCGGGAGCCGTGCCGGGTGGAGTGCTCGCCTCCGGCCAGGCGTCCGCGGCCGTCCCGTCGGTCGCTCCGGTCGGTGCGCTGCACACCTCGGGCTCGACCATCCTCACCGCCGACGGCCAGCCCTTCGTGATCAAGGCCGCCTCCTGGTTCGGCATGGAGACCTCGACCTGCTCGCCGCACGGGCTCTGGGCGATCACCCTCGACGAGGGGATGGCGCACCTGGCGTCGATGGGGTTCAACACGGTCCGGGTGCCGTTCTCGAACGAGTGCATCGAGGGCACCGTCACGACCTCGATCGGGCGAGAGCTCAATCCCGGCCTCGCGGACCTGTCGCCACTGCAGCTCCTCGATGCGGTCGTCGCCTCCGCCGGCAGCCACGGGCTCTCCGTCATCCTCGACCGCCATCGCCCCGACTCGCAGGCCCAGTCCGGCCTCTGGTACACCGACCGGTTCCCGGAGTCGACCTGGATCGCGGACTGGCAGATGCTCGCCGCCCGGTACGCCGGGAACCCGACCGTCATCGGCGCGGACCTCCACAACGAGCCCCACGACGCCGCGTGCTGGGGCTGCGGCGACCCGGCCGTCGACTGGCGGGCCGCCGCCGAACGCGGCGGCGACGCCGTGCTGGCGGCGAACCCCGACCTGCTCATCATCGTCGAGGGCGTGGCGCGGTCGGAGTCCGGCGACTTCACGTGGTGGGGCGGCTCGCTCGACGACGCCGGCGACGATCCGGTGACCCTCGACGTGCCCCACCGGGTGGTCTACTCGCCCCACGAGTACCCGGCCTCGGTGTACCCGCAGCCGTGGTTCTCCGACCCCGACTACCCCGCGAACCTCCCGGGCATCTGGAACCAGAGCTGGGGCTACCTCGTCGAGGACGGCATCGCCCCGGTGTTCGTCGGGGAGTTCGGCACCGGTCTCGCCACGGCGAGCGACCAGCAGTGGCTCGCCGCGTTCGTCCAGTACCTCGCGAGCACAGGCACCAGCTTCGGGTACTGGTCGTTCAACCCCGACAGCGGGGACACCGGGGGCCTCGTGGCCGATGACTGGAAGACCCCTCAGACGGCGAAGCTCGCCGCGCTCGAGCCCCTCCTCGGCCCATACGCACCGCCCGCCGCGCGGGGCAGCATCCGCGGCGCGGTCGTCCTCCGCACCATCAGGGGTCATGTGTAG
- a CDS encoding spore photoproduct lyase family protein: MRPASSPHPAGATRGPRPLLEVRRIYAEEAALVLPRGQEIVGRWPEAEIVPVASHWQIPELHGDEANAWRWVRIKTEALVLGVKKSLVTRPNGRSADFIAPSTANGCAMACAYCYVPRRKGYSNPITVFANIEQITRHVARHIAKQGPKREPDQCDAESWVYDIGENSDCSVDARVSDNVRDLCDLFRMSPTAKASFATKHVNRDLLEWDPLGRVRIRFSLMPEETARVTDIRTSSIRERIAAIDDFVEAGYEVHLNLSPVILTPTWREDWTRLLREVDDTIGPAAKAQLKAEVILLTHNAALHDVNLRWHPRAEDLLWTPDRQETKVSENGAVNVRYERALKASAVAELRAIVARELPSCTIRYAF; the protein is encoded by the coding sequence GTGCGCCCCGCCTCGAGCCCTCACCCCGCCGGCGCCACCCGTGGGCCGCGCCCTCTGCTCGAGGTCCGCCGCATCTACGCCGAGGAGGCCGCGCTCGTCCTCCCGCGAGGGCAGGAGATCGTCGGCCGCTGGCCCGAGGCCGAGATCGTGCCCGTCGCGTCGCACTGGCAGATCCCCGAGCTCCATGGCGACGAGGCGAACGCCTGGCGATGGGTGCGCATCAAGACCGAGGCGCTGGTCCTCGGCGTGAAGAAGAGCCTCGTCACCCGACCGAACGGGCGCTCGGCCGACTTCATCGCGCCGTCCACGGCCAACGGCTGCGCCATGGCGTGCGCCTACTGCTACGTGCCCCGGCGGAAGGGCTACAGCAACCCGATCACGGTGTTCGCGAACATCGAGCAGATCACCCGTCACGTGGCGCGCCACATCGCGAAGCAGGGACCGAAGCGGGAGCCCGATCAGTGCGACGCGGAGTCGTGGGTCTACGACATCGGCGAGAACAGCGACTGCTCCGTCGACGCCCGGGTGAGCGACAACGTCCGCGATCTCTGCGACCTGTTCCGGATGAGCCCGACGGCGAAGGCGTCGTTCGCCACGAAGCACGTCAACCGCGACCTGCTCGAGTGGGATCCCCTGGGCCGGGTCCGCATCCGCTTCTCGCTGATGCCGGAGGAGACCGCGCGGGTCACCGACATCCGCACGTCGAGCATCCGCGAGCGCATCGCCGCGATCGACGACTTCGTCGAGGCGGGCTACGAGGTGCACCTGAACCTCTCCCCCGTCATCCTCACCCCCACCTGGCGGGAGGACTGGACCCGGCTGCTGAGGGAGGTCGACGACACGATCGGGCCCGCCGCCAAGGCCCAGCTCAAGGCCGAGGTCATCCTCCTCACCCACAACGCAGCCCTGCACGACGTCAACCTCCGCTGGCACCCTCGAGCCGAGGACCTGCTCTGGACGCCGGACCGCCAGGAGACGAAGGTCTCCGAGAACGGCGCGGTGAACGTGCGGTACGAGCGGGCGCTCAAGGCCTCCGCCGTGGCGGAGCTGCGCGCGATCGTCGCGCGGGAGCTGCCCTCGTGCACGATCCGCTACGCGTTCTGA
- a CDS encoding ABC transporter ATP-binding protein: MTEVLRLDDVRFVRQGKTILHGVDLTVEAGQHWALIGPNGAGKSTLLSLCGARQHPTSGTVHVLGRRLGRVELQALRRDIGHVDPRHPLTSALRIRDVVLTGVTGTIESVMRWEPSAEELARSADLIDLLGLAGKADEPWTTLSQGERGRTLIARALMSDPKLLLLDEPSTGLDVAAREDLLETLDEVREAHPSIASVLVTHHLEELPITTSHAALIAHGRLLAQGEADSVLTTELVSEAFEHPIAIERREGRWSARSLGRRDRAAIRGRV, encoded by the coding sequence ATGACCGAGGTGCTCCGGCTCGACGACGTCCGGTTCGTGCGGCAGGGGAAGACGATCCTGCACGGAGTCGACCTCACCGTCGAGGCCGGCCAGCACTGGGCTCTCATCGGCCCGAACGGCGCCGGGAAGAGCACCCTGCTGAGCCTCTGCGGCGCGCGCCAGCATCCCACCAGCGGAACCGTGCACGTCCTCGGCCGCCGGCTCGGCCGGGTCGAGCTGCAGGCGCTGCGTCGCGACATCGGTCACGTCGACCCACGCCATCCGCTCACGTCGGCGCTGCGCATCCGCGACGTCGTGCTCACGGGCGTGACGGGCACCATCGAGTCGGTGATGCGCTGGGAGCCGAGCGCGGAGGAGCTCGCGAGGTCCGCCGATCTGATCGACCTGCTGGGCCTCGCCGGCAAGGCCGACGAGCCGTGGACGACGCTGTCCCAGGGTGAGCGCGGGCGCACCCTCATCGCGCGCGCCCTGATGAGCGACCCGAAGCTCCTCCTCCTCGACGAGCCGTCGACCGGTCTCGACGTCGCCGCCCGCGAGGACCTGCTCGAGACCCTCGACGAGGTGCGGGAGGCCCACCCGAGCATCGCCTCGGTGCTCGTGACGCACCACCTCGAGGAGCTGCCGATCACCACGAGCCACGCGGCGCTGATCGCGCACGGCCGTCTGCTCGCGCAGGGCGAGGCCGACTCGGTGCTCACCACGGAGCTGGTCAGCGAGGCGTTCGAGCATCCGATCGCGATCGAGCGGCGTGAGGGCCGCTGGTCGGCGCGGTCGCTCGGGCGGCGTGACCGGGCCGCCATTCGCGGTCGCGTCTGA
- a CDS encoding protealysin inhibitor emfourin, producing the protein MSVPESLTITVRRSGGVAGLSRTWTVSASDGSSVAAWWPLVESCPWDASDEAAAPEGADRYVYAIRVETTAGSSSERDARVAEARLSGPWKELVTRVREGSA; encoded by the coding sequence ATGAGCGTTCCTGAGTCGTTGACGATCACCGTCCGGCGTTCGGGCGGTGTGGCGGGCCTGAGCCGGACGTGGACGGTGTCGGCGTCGGACGGGTCGTCCGTCGCGGCGTGGTGGCCCCTCGTCGAGTCGTGCCCCTGGGATGCGTCGGACGAGGCCGCTGCGCCGGAGGGCGCCGACCGTTACGTCTACGCCATCCGAGTCGAGACGACCGCCGGCTCGTCGTCCGAACGCGACGCGAGGGTCGCCGAGGCCCGGCTGAGCGGCCCGTGGAAGGAGCTCGTGACCCGGGTGAGAGAGGGATCCGCATGA
- a CDS encoding geranylgeranyl reductase family protein produces MDSDRPWDVIVVGAGPAGSSAARAAALGGARVLLVDRSDFPRYKTCGGGLLGVSRNEVPAEAAHTVQTHIRRAAFTRRRGSGTVVERSEPFLGMTHREPFDAALLAAAVSAGAEFRAGVSVREVLDPGDGTVALRTAGDTLVGRIVVGCDGAGGRIGRHVGVRVREVDLGLEDDVETPPGWDGDPEAVLLDWGEQPGSYAWLFPKGDRLAVGVIARRGAPEETREYLARWKRHLGLVDAPTAHSSGHLTQWREAGSPVVRGRVLVAGDTAGLLEPWTREGISYALRSGRWAGEAAAAASRTGPQALEGYARLVESVLEPEQRGGAALLAVFERWPALIHWIVSHTRWGARFFVRFCAGEASLASIGRRGWVMRVLAVLSR; encoded by the coding sequence ATGGACTCCGACCGGCCCTGGGACGTGATCGTGGTCGGTGCCGGTCCGGCCGGCTCCTCCGCCGCCCGGGCTGCCGCGCTCGGGGGCGCTCGCGTGCTCCTGGTCGATCGCTCCGACTTCCCCCGGTACAAGACCTGCGGCGGCGGACTGCTCGGCGTCTCGCGGAACGAGGTGCCCGCCGAGGCGGCCCACACGGTGCAGACGCACATCCGCCGAGCGGCCTTCACCCGGCGCCGGGGCTCGGGCACCGTCGTCGAACGGTCGGAGCCGTTCCTCGGCATGACGCACCGCGAGCCCTTCGACGCCGCCCTGCTCGCGGCCGCGGTCTCGGCCGGGGCCGAGTTCCGGGCGGGGGTGAGCGTGCGGGAGGTCCTCGACCCGGGTGACGGCACGGTGGCGCTCCGCACCGCGGGAGACACCCTCGTCGGGCGCATCGTGGTCGGATGCGACGGCGCCGGCGGGAGGATCGGACGCCATGTCGGCGTGCGAGTGCGCGAGGTCGACCTCGGCCTGGAGGACGACGTCGAGACACCGCCCGGATGGGACGGCGATCCCGAGGCGGTGCTCCTGGACTGGGGCGAGCAGCCGGGGTCCTACGCGTGGCTCTTCCCCAAGGGCGACCGGTTGGCGGTCGGCGTCATCGCGCGCCGAGGTGCACCGGAGGAGACGAGGGAGTACCTCGCCCGGTGGAAGCGTCATCTCGGTCTCGTCGACGCACCGACGGCCCACTCGTCCGGGCACCTGACTCAGTGGCGAGAGGCGGGCTCGCCGGTCGTGCGGGGCAGGGTGCTCGTCGCCGGCGACACCGCGGGGCTCCTCGAGCCGTGGACGCGGGAGGGGATCTCCTATGCCCTCCGGTCGGGCCGCTGGGCGGGCGAGGCCGCAGCCGCCGCCTCGCGAACCGGACCGCAGGCTCTCGAAGGCTACGCCCGACTCGTCGAGAGCGTGCTCGAGCCGGAGCAGCGCGGCGGTGCCGCTCTGCTGGCCGTGTTCGAGCGGTGGCCCGCGCTGATCCACTGGATCGTCTCGCACACCCGCTGGGGGGCGCGCTTCTTCGTGCGCTTCTGCGCCGGCGAGGCGAGCCTGGCCTCGATCGGCCGGCGCGGCTGGGTGATGCGCGTGCTCGCGGTGCTCAGCCGGTGA
- a CDS encoding sensor histidine kinase, which produces MSIALPAPPGGRSPLSRALSLVGVAAVAVVLVARAQATPVWALLAAITGLAGWALLAFLPARSPRVVRRAALAVMILSGALAAVPTQVVGAVPLVVGLVGIVADVALAWWAGLVAALVAATLLAGVTLAAPPPPGVIVGAVACIALGSLIGVTRRQQVTARIAESTLAAERLATQTERARSAALDERARIARDLHDTLAHSLGALVVQLDAVEALAEAGRTEEVLARARSARSLAAEGLVEARRAVQTLREEPAGPVDGPSVEQAIADLVDRERGLGAAVTATLDGGGLRLEPAAAEALRRAAQEALTNARKHAPGRPVEVSLSGTATTLVLEVSNTLTGLRDPAHPLASSGSQRGISGMRERIASVPGATLRVGELDGRFIVRMEVPVS; this is translated from the coding sequence GTGAGCATCGCACTCCCGGCCCCGCCCGGCGGCAGGAGCCCTCTCTCGAGGGCCCTGTCGCTCGTCGGCGTGGCGGCCGTGGCGGTCGTCCTGGTGGCTCGGGCGCAGGCGACCCCGGTATGGGCGCTCCTCGCCGCGATCACGGGACTGGCCGGATGGGCGCTGCTCGCGTTCCTCCCCGCCCGCAGCCCGAGGGTGGTGCGCCGCGCGGCGCTCGCGGTCATGATCCTGTCCGGCGCGCTCGCGGCCGTCCCCACCCAGGTCGTCGGTGCGGTGCCGCTCGTCGTCGGACTGGTCGGGATCGTCGCCGACGTCGCCCTGGCCTGGTGGGCGGGACTCGTCGCCGCGCTCGTGGCGGCGACCCTCCTCGCGGGTGTCACGCTCGCCGCGCCGCCGCCGCCCGGGGTGATCGTCGGCGCGGTGGCCTGCATCGCCCTGGGATCGCTGATCGGCGTCACGCGGAGGCAGCAGGTGACCGCGAGGATCGCGGAGTCGACGCTCGCCGCGGAGCGGCTGGCGACGCAGACGGAGCGCGCGAGGTCGGCCGCGCTCGACGAGCGCGCGCGGATCGCGCGCGACCTGCACGACACGCTCGCGCACTCCCTCGGAGCCCTGGTCGTCCAGCTCGACGCCGTGGAGGCGCTCGCGGAGGCCGGGCGGACGGAGGAGGTGCTCGCCCGCGCTCGATCCGCTCGCTCGCTCGCGGCCGAGGGACTCGTCGAGGCGCGCCGCGCCGTCCAGACGCTGCGTGAGGAGCCGGCGGGTCCGGTCGACGGTCCGTCGGTGGAGCAGGCGATCGCCGACCTCGTGGACCGCGAACGCGGACTCGGCGCCGCGGTCACGGCGACCCTCGACGGCGGCGGCCTCCGACTCGAGCCCGCGGCGGCCGAGGCGCTGCGCCGAGCGGCACAGGAGGCCCTCACGAACGCCAGGAAGCACGCCCCGGGCCGTCCCGTGGAGGTCTCGCTGTCGGGCACCGCGACGACCCTGGTGCTCGAGGTGTCGAACACCCTCACCGGGCTCCGCGACCCCGCGCATCCGCTGGCCTCCTCGGGCTCCCAGAGGGGGATCTCGGGCATGCGCGAGCGGATCGCGTCCGTTCCGGGTGCGACGCTGCGCGTCGGCGAGCTCGACGGGCGCTTCATCGTGCGGATGGAGGTGCCGGTCTCGTGA
- a CDS encoding oxygenase MpaB family protein has translation MRSLADIAPEGILLAGAGRAILLQIADPAVGRGVAAHSHFVAHPMRRLTATLSYIYALSNGDAEDVAAVRRAVNRAHAPVRSAPGETPAYDAFDPESQLWVTATLYDSAVSLWERVFGALGDAEAERVYREYAVLGTTLQMPEGSWPATRADFAVYWADRLERLEVGRDARRVSDALLTARNAPAPVRAAMPLVRFVTAGLLPDRLRAPYGFQWTDRRQRRFDRLIDGIAPVYRALPTAVRQLPERRYLAGLRRDREWRPGHAARATAPTSGPHAARSRSDARTPR, from the coding sequence ATGCGCTCGCTCGCCGACATCGCACCGGAGGGCATCCTCCTCGCGGGTGCGGGCCGGGCGATCCTCCTCCAGATCGCCGACCCGGCCGTCGGCCGCGGGGTGGCCGCGCACTCGCACTTCGTGGCCCATCCGATGCGGAGGCTCACCGCGACGCTGAGCTACATCTACGCCCTCTCGAACGGAGACGCCGAGGATGTCGCCGCCGTGCGCCGCGCGGTCAACCGGGCGCACGCGCCGGTGCGGAGCGCCCCGGGGGAGACCCCCGCCTACGACGCCTTCGACCCCGAGTCGCAGCTCTGGGTGACGGCGACGCTCTACGACAGCGCCGTCTCGCTCTGGGAGAGGGTCTTCGGCGCGCTCGGCGACGCCGAGGCCGAGCGCGTGTACCGCGAGTACGCCGTGCTCGGCACCACGCTGCAGATGCCCGAGGGGTCGTGGCCGGCGACCCGGGCCGACTTCGCGGTCTACTGGGCGGATCGGCTGGAGCGTCTCGAGGTCGGTCGTGACGCGAGACGGGTCTCGGATGCGCTGCTCACCGCGAGGAACGCGCCCGCACCGGTGCGCGCCGCGATGCCGCTCGTGCGCTTCGTGACCGCGGGGCTCCTCCCGGACCGTCTCCGCGCGCCGTACGGCTTCCAGTGGACCGACCGGCGCCAGCGCCGGTTCGATCGGCTGATCGACGGGATCGCGCCGGTCTACCGCGCGCTGCCCACCGCCGTGCGTCAGCTCCCGGAGAGGCGCTACCTCGCCGGGCTCAGACGCGACCGCGAATGGCGGCCCGGTCACGCCGCCCGAGCGACCGCGCCGACCAGCGGCCCTCACGCCGCTCGATCGCGATCGGATGCTCGAACGCCTCGCTGA
- a CDS encoding EAL domain-containing protein, which yields MLDATLSTVFQPVVDLSTGEPVAYEALSRMQSGDFLIPPHRFFEDARTGGDLLELDADCWATSLATAREQGFRRAHSLLINIEPASFEAGLMLRIPPEQPVVIELTERALLARPGELLAMADAARAAGHAIAVDDLGAHAASLALLPLLDPDIVKLDMRLVQDRPSADLARIMGALDAHLAGRDVVVIAEGIETDEHLVTARALGATHGQGWLYSAAMRDVPHAGRLSGVPLRSSHVTSAPLARTPYEVVSARVETKPSHRDLLVQMSVFLEARARTSGDSAVVLATFQESTNISPATFERYTELAAECGLVVAYAKGVSPALLATGARVHEIGEGDPLLEEWDIVVLTADFAAALVARESDPSHHEKGDYRFALTHERALVVEAARSLLADRA from the coding sequence ATGCTCGACGCGACGCTCTCCACGGTCTTCCAGCCCGTCGTCGACCTGTCGACGGGCGAACCGGTCGCGTACGAGGCGCTGAGCCGGATGCAGAGCGGCGACTTCCTCATCCCGCCGCACAGGTTCTTCGAGGACGCCAGGACGGGCGGCGACCTGCTCGAGCTCGATGCCGACTGCTGGGCGACCAGCCTCGCCACCGCCAGGGAGCAGGGCTTCCGGCGGGCGCACTCCCTGCTCATCAACATCGAGCCCGCGTCGTTCGAGGCGGGGCTCATGCTGCGGATCCCGCCCGAGCAGCCCGTGGTGATCGAGCTGACGGAGCGCGCGCTGCTGGCTCGTCCGGGTGAGCTCCTCGCGATGGCCGATGCCGCCCGAGCCGCGGGGCACGCCATCGCGGTCGACGACCTCGGCGCCCACGCCGCCTCGCTGGCCCTGCTGCCGCTGCTCGATCCCGACATCGTCAAGCTCGACATGCGCCTCGTGCAGGACCGTCCGAGCGCCGACCTCGCGCGCATCATGGGCGCCCTCGACGCGCATCTCGCCGGGCGCGACGTCGTCGTGATCGCGGAGGGCATCGAGACCGACGAGCATCTCGTGACGGCCCGTGCGCTCGGGGCCACGCACGGCCAGGGGTGGCTCTACAGCGCGGCGATGAGGGACGTCCCCCACGCGGGCAGGCTCTCCGGGGTGCCCCTGCGGTCCTCGCACGTGACGAGCGCCCCGCTCGCCCGCACGCCCTACGAGGTGGTCAGCGCGCGCGTCGAGACGAAGCCCTCCCATCGGGACCTGCTGGTCCAGATGAGCGTGTTCCTCGAAGCCCGCGCACGCACGAGCGGCGACTCCGCCGTGGTCCTCGCCACGTTCCAGGAGTCGACCAACATCAGCCCTGCCACCTTCGAGAGGTACACCGAGCTCGCCGCCGAGTGCGGTCTCGTCGTCGCCTACGCGAAGGGCGTCTCCCCGGCTCTCCTGGCCACCGGCGCCCGGGTCCACGAGATCGGGGAGGGCGATCCGCTCCTCGAGGAGTGGGACATCGTCGTGCTGACCGCCGACTTCGCCGCCGCGCTCGTCGCGCGCGAGAGCGATCCCTCGCATCACGAGAAGGGCGACTACCGGTTCGCCCTCACGCACGAGCGGGCACTCGTCGTCGAGGCCGCACGGAGCCTCCTGGCCGACCGGGCCTGA